The following are encoded together in the Culex pipiens pallens isolate TS chromosome 1, TS_CPP_V2, whole genome shotgun sequence genome:
- the LOC120428549 gene encoding ficolin-1-like → MSQGRGKLAAGLPREITVIMLVVTILGCFLLVTSVASSQDEPDASLLWERRLSQLELKLQNVSDVQNSILSQQSSLLESLAKHQQRIIKSCDEATTSGRYRLELPDSSVKPVVCDMKELDGGWLVIQRRFSGAVSFNRSWAEYRDGFGSVGKSGEFWLGLEPVHQLTAGGGYELLVKLEYEFDEGYARYQRFELAGEGEGYEMLALDEYHGNMGNQMQFTKNIKFSTYDRNYDERATNCPQVYGCGWWFNGCSYAILNGPFWKDSKTKQGIYWAGWTKAASKSTMLIRRRFT, encoded by the exons ATGAGCCAAGGCCGTGGCAAG TTGGCTGCCGGGTTGCCTCGCGAGATCACCGTCATCATGCTGGTGGTGACGATATTGGGCTGCTTCCTGTTGGTTACTTCCGTTGCCAGTTCCCAGGATGAACCGGACGCTTCGTTGCTTTGGGAACGTCGTCTGAGCCAGCTGGAGCTGAAGCTGCAAAATGT ttcagatGTGCAAAATTCGATTCTCAGCCAACAGAGCTCGCTGCTGGAGAGTTTGGCCAAGCACCAGCAGCGCATCATCAAGTCCTGCGACGAAGCGACCACCTCGGGACGGTACCGCCTGGAACTCCCAGACTCCTCAGTCAAACCCGTAGTCTGCGACATGAAAGAGCTGGACGGCGGTTGGCTGGTGATTCAGCGTCGCTTCTCGGGCGCCGTCAGCTTCAACCGGAGCTGGGCCGAGTACCGGGACGGGTTTGGGTCGGTTGGCAAATCGGGCGAGTTTTGGCTGGGACTGGAGCCGGTTCACCAGCTGACGGCGGGTGGAGGCTACGAGTTACTGGTGAAGCTTGAATATGAATTTGACGAGGGATATGCTCGGTATCAGCGTTTTGAACTGGCCGGAGAGGGTGAGGGGTACGAGATGTTGGCTTTGGACGAGTACCACGGAAATATGGGCAACCAAATGCAGTTtacgaaaaatattaaattttcaacctaTGACAGAAACTACGACGAAAGAGCTACCAACTGTCCACAAGTTTATGGCTGTGGTTGGTGGTTCAATGGATGCAGTTACGC AATTCTTAATGGTCCATTCTGGAAGGATTCAAAGACAAAACAAGGAATATACTGGGCTGGATGGACCAAAGCTGCCTCGAAGAGCACGATGCTGATTCGACGCAGATTCACTTAA